In Chryseobacterium lactis, a single genomic region encodes these proteins:
- a CDS encoding urocanate hydratase, translating into MTFQEQIQQGIPNQLPQQKPYETNINHAPKRKEILGEEEKKLALKNALRYFDPQFHAELIPEFRKELEEYGRIYMYRFRPDYEMKARSISDYPGKSEQAKAIMLMIQNNLDYAVAQHPHELITYGGNGAVFSNWAQYLLTMKYLSEMTDEQTLVMYSGHPMGLFPSHKDAPRVVVTNGMMIPNYSKPDDWEKFNALGVTQYGQMTAGSYMYIGPQGIVHGTTITVLNAFRKIKKEPKGGLFITSGLGGMSGAQPKAGNIAGCVTVCAEVNPKITKIRHDQKWVNEIHENLDELVKRVREAQENKETVSLAYLGNIVEVWEKFDQENLRIDIGSDQTSLHNPWAGGYYPVGQSFEESNKMMAEDPELFKEKVQETLKRHAAAINKHTQKGTYFFDYGNAFLLEASRAGADVMADNPTLGREFKYPSYVQDIMGPMCFDYGFGPFRWVCASGNPDDLQKTDHIACAVLEEMIKNSPEEIQQQMKDNIQWIKGAQENKLVVGSQARILYADAEGRMKIAEAFNNAIKNGEIGPVVLGRDHHDVSGTDSPYRETSNIYDGSRFTADMAIHNVIGDSFRGATWVSIHNGGGVGWGEVINGGFGMLLDGSEDADRRLKSMLFWDVNNGISRRSWARNEGAIFAIKRAMEAEPKLKVTLPNLVDENLL; encoded by the coding sequence ATGACATTTCAAGAACAAATTCAACAGGGAATTCCTAATCAGCTGCCACAGCAAAAACCATACGAAACCAATATCAACCATGCTCCGAAACGTAAAGAAATTTTAGGAGAGGAAGAGAAAAAACTGGCATTAAAGAATGCGTTGCGTTATTTTGATCCTCAGTTTCATGCAGAACTGATTCCTGAATTCAGGAAGGAACTGGAAGAGTACGGAAGAATTTATATGTATCGTTTTCGTCCGGATTACGAGATGAAGGCAAGATCAATCAGTGATTATCCGGGGAAATCTGAGCAGGCAAAAGCTATTATGCTGATGATTCAGAATAATTTGGATTACGCTGTAGCGCAGCATCCTCATGAGCTGATTACTTATGGAGGAAACGGAGCTGTTTTTTCCAATTGGGCGCAGTACCTGCTGACGATGAAATATCTGTCGGAAATGACGGATGAACAAACGTTGGTGATGTATTCAGGACATCCGATGGGATTATTTCCTTCTCATAAAGATGCACCAAGAGTAGTGGTAACGAATGGAATGATGATTCCGAATTATTCAAAACCGGATGATTGGGAAAAATTCAATGCATTAGGAGTAACTCAGTATGGTCAGATGACCGCGGGAAGCTATATGTATATAGGACCGCAAGGGATTGTACATGGAACAACAATTACGGTACTGAATGCTTTTAGAAAAATTAAAAAAGAGCCAAAAGGCGGGCTTTTCATCACTTCCGGATTAGGAGGAATGAGTGGAGCTCAGCCGAAAGCTGGAAATATTGCAGGTTGTGTTACCGTATGTGCGGAAGTCAATCCAAAGATTACAAAAATCCGTCACGATCAGAAATGGGTGAATGAAATTCATGAAAATCTTGATGAATTGGTAAAAAGGGTAAGAGAAGCACAGGAAAATAAGGAAACCGTTTCACTGGCTTATCTTGGAAATATTGTTGAAGTTTGGGAAAAATTTGATCAGGAAAATTTAAGAATTGATATAGGTTCGGATCAAACATCACTTCATAATCCATGGGCAGGGGGATATTATCCTGTAGGACAGAGTTTCGAGGAATCTAATAAAATGATGGCTGAAGATCCGGAATTATTCAAAGAAAAAGTTCAGGAAACGTTAAAAAGACACGCTGCAGCTATTAATAAACATACACAGAAAGGAACATACTTCTTTGATTACGGAAATGCTTTCTTGCTGGAAGCCTCCAGAGCTGGAGCCGATGTAATGGCAGATAATCCGACGTTGGGCAGAGAGTTCAAATATCCTAGTTATGTTCAGGATATTATGGGACCGATGTGTTTTGATTATGGTTTCGGACCTTTCCGTTGGGTGTGTGCCAGTGGAAACCCTGATGATCTGCAGAAAACGGACCATATTGCTTGTGCTGTATTAGAAGAAATGATTAAAAATTCTCCGGAAGAAATCCAGCAGCAGATGAAAGATAACATCCAATGGATCAAAGGAGCTCAGGAAAATAAACTGGTAGTCGGTTCGCAGGCCAGAATTTTATATGCAGATGCCGAAGGAAGAATGAAAATTGCAGAAGCATTCAATAATGCGATTAAAAATGGCGAAATCGGTCCTGTAGTGCTGGGTAGAGACCATCACGATGTATCGGGAACAGATTCGCCGTACAGAGAAACTTCTAATATTTATGACGGTTCCAGGTTTACAGCAGATATGGCGATTCATAACGTCATTGGTGACAGTTTCCGTGGAGCTACATGGGTTTCTATTCACAATGGAGGCGGTGTAGGCTGGGGAGAAGTAATTAACGGAGGTTTCGGAATGCTGCTTGATGGAAGTGAAGATGCAGACAGAAGATTAAAATCTATGCTTTTCTGGGATGTGAACAACGGAATTTCAAGAAGAAGCTGGGCAAGAAACGAAGGCGCTATTTTCGCAATCAAAAGAGCGATGGAAGCTGAACCGAAATTGAAAGTAACACTTCCTAATCTTGTAGATGAAAACTTACTTTAA
- a CDS encoding endonuclease domain-containing protein produces MKEILTYINEVPIGRDFVQNPPYNPLLKIFLKEKRKAKILGEVIFWKKVRAKSFYAIDFDRQRIIGNYIVDFYVKTLGLVIEIDGASHDENQISDGARQEYLESLGLLVFRINDFDVRNNLDLVMKELEEFIIVHYGTTPSSKI; encoded by the coding sequence ATGAAAGAAATACTAACTTACATCAATGAAGTACCCATTGGAAGGGACTTCGTTCAAAATCCACCCTACAATCCCCTCCTAAAAATATTTTTAAAGGAAAAGCGTAAAGCCAAAATTTTGGGTGAAGTTATTTTCTGGAAAAAAGTTAGGGCTAAAAGCTTTTATGCTATTGATTTTGACAGACAAAGAATAATCGGGAATTATATCGTTGATTTTTATGTAAAAACACTGGGACTTGTTATTGAAATTGACGGAGCAAGCCATGATGAAAACCAAATTTCTGATGGAGCAAGACAAGAATATCTTGAATCTTTAGGGCTATTGGTTTTTAGAATAAATGATTTTGATGTAAGAAATAATCTGGATTTAGTAATGAAAGAATTGGAAGAATTTATTATTGTTCATTATGGAACCACCCCGTCTTCAAAAATTTAA
- a CDS encoding 2-hydroxyacid dehydrogenase, with protein MKVFINKRIPETGITMLTEAGLEIISPEKENMSHEEWLGYCKKADAILSIGNDFKYDKKFFEACPNIKAIALYSVGFDHVDIREATQRHIPVGNTPDVLSRATSDVAFLLMQAVARRASYNFQKVKDGNWDKFDPLHALGQELYGKTLGIFGLGRIGFEMAKKSGNAFDMNIIYHNRHHNEEAERELGATYVSFEELVANSDVLSVHANFTAEHKNLFNRSVFEKMKTNAIFINTARGGFQDEKDLYTALVEETIWGAGLDVTNPEPMSPDHPILKLSNVCVLPHIGSATIEARNGMSRLAAENIIAFSRGKKMRHCANPEVYSH; from the coding sequence ATGAAAGTCTTTATCAATAAAAGGATTCCTGAAACAGGCATTACTATGCTGACAGAAGCAGGATTGGAAATAATATCTCCGGAAAAAGAAAACATGTCTCATGAAGAGTGGCTCGGCTATTGTAAGAAAGCCGATGCTATTTTAAGTATAGGCAATGATTTTAAATATGACAAAAAATTTTTTGAGGCCTGCCCCAATATTAAAGCTATTGCGCTGTACTCCGTAGGGTTTGATCATGTTGATATTAGAGAGGCAACTCAAAGACATATTCCGGTCGGTAATACGCCTGATGTATTAAGCAGGGCAACTTCAGATGTTGCATTTTTATTAATGCAGGCTGTGGCAAGAAGGGCGAGCTATAATTTTCAGAAAGTAAAAGATGGGAATTGGGATAAATTTGATCCTTTACATGCTTTGGGTCAGGAGTTATATGGAAAAACCTTAGGAATTTTCGGGTTGGGAAGAATAGGTTTTGAAATGGCAAAAAAGTCCGGAAATGCTTTCGATATGAATATTATCTATCACAACCGTCACCACAATGAAGAGGCTGAAAGGGAGCTGGGGGCAACCTATGTTTCTTTTGAGGAGCTGGTAGCGAATTCGGATGTATTGAGTGTTCATGCCAATTTTACGGCCGAGCATAAAAATCTTTTTAACCGTTCTGTTTTTGAGAAAATGAAAACAAACGCTATTTTTATTAATACCGCAAGAGGTGGTTTTCAGGATGAAAAAGATTTGTATACAGCATTGGTTGAAGAGACAATCTGGGGAGCAGGCCTTGATGTAACGAATCCTGAACCGATGTCGCCCGATCATCCTATTTTGAAGCTGTCTAATGTGTGTGTATTGCCACATATCGGTTCTGCGACCATAGAAGCCAGAAACGGAATGTCCAGACTGGCTGCAGAGAATATTATCGCTTTTTCAAGAGGTAAAAAAATGCGGCATTGTGCCAATCCCGAGGTTTATTCTCACTAA
- a CDS encoding prevent-host-death protein yields MDTNRFKSSHDFSNIQKNLHNNPGYSVESYSQQVKDYINDMKSNNQEATKQGFMTQTQKSAKDVWDEIQEMASEAWEKNKHHSDEKK; encoded by the coding sequence ATGGACACGAATAGATTCAAGTCTTCTCATGACTTTAGTAATATTCAGAAAAATCTGCATAATAACCCGGGATATAGTGTTGAAAGCTATTCTCAGCAGGTTAAGGATTACATTAATGATATGAAAAGCAACAATCAGGAAGCTACCAAACAAGGGTTTATGACACAGACACAAAAATCTGCGAAAGATGTTTGGGATGAAATCCAGGAAATGGCTTCAGAAGCATGGGAGAAAAATAAGCACCATTCCGATGAAAAGAAATAA
- a CDS encoding protein-L-isoaspartate(D-aspartate) O-methyltransferase has product MRDSFVHKGKRKNLVEYLRQRIGISDENVLRAMSEVPRHLFIESIFEDFAYEDRAFPILAHQTISHPSTVAEQSELLQVKAGEKVLEIGTGCGYQTAVLMAMKANVYTVERQKDLFDFSKKKLRELHLFPKFQSFGDGFAGLPTFAPFDKIIVTCGASVLPTELLKQLNVGGIMVIPLGPTDEQVLFRFTKVGPTEFEKEEFGAYKFVPMLGSTNQ; this is encoded by the coding sequence ATGCGTGATTCGTTTGTACATAAAGGAAAAAGAAAAAATTTAGTTGAATATCTTCGACAAAGAATTGGAATTTCGGATGAAAATGTACTTCGGGCAATGAGTGAAGTTCCGAGACATCTTTTTATCGAAAGTATTTTTGAAGATTTTGCCTACGAAGACCGGGCTTTCCCGATTCTGGCACATCAAACTATTTCTCATCCTTCTACGGTCGCGGAACAGTCGGAATTATTGCAGGTAAAAGCCGGAGAAAAAGTACTCGAAATCGGCACCGGATGTGGATACCAGACCGCGGTTTTGATGGCGATGAAAGCCAATGTATACACGGTAGAAAGGCAGAAAGATTTGTTTGATTTTTCCAAAAAGAAATTAAGAGAGCTGCATTTATTTCCAAAGTTTCAGAGTTTTGGTGATGGATTTGCCGGGCTTCCCACTTTTGCTCCTTTTGATAAAATTATCGTGACCTGCGGAGCTTCGGTTTTGCCAACAGAATTATTGAAACAGCTGAATGTAGGAGGTATTATGGTAATCCCGTTAGGTCCTACGGATGAGCAGGTTTTATTCCGTTTTACAAAAGTAGGTCCTACAGAATTTGAAAAAGAAGAATTTGGAGCCTATAAGTTTGTTCCGATGCTGGGAAGTACCAACCAATAA
- a CDS encoding Gfo/Idh/MocA family protein → MLKAGLVGAGHLGKIHLKLLNQSDRYEFVGFHDKDVENGKKLEAEFGYKYFENFDELLNEIDMLDIVTPTLYHYDYALKAIEKGLHFFIEKPVTQTLEQAEEILRLCQENNIKAQVGHVERYNPAFIATKEYINNPMFIEIHRLAEFNPRGTDVSVVLDLMIHDLDILLSMAKSKVKNIHASGVCVVSKTPDIANARIEFENGCVANLTTSRISMKAMRKSRFFQKDAYISVDFLEKKAEVIRMKDAPENPTPFDMIIENADGEKNQILFEYPDIQPNNAILDELNSFADAITGDKNVEVSLEDGTEALKIALKIMKLIS, encoded by the coding sequence ATGTTAAAAGCAGGTTTGGTAGGTGCCGGACACTTGGGGAAAATACATTTAAAACTTCTTAATCAATCAGATAGATATGAGTTCGTAGGTTTCCACGATAAAGATGTTGAAAACGGAAAGAAATTAGAAGCCGAATTCGGATATAAATACTTTGAAAATTTTGACGAATTGCTAAATGAGATTGACATGCTTGACATCGTCACTCCAACACTTTATCATTATGATTATGCGTTGAAGGCCATTGAAAAAGGGCTTCATTTTTTCATTGAAAAACCGGTTACCCAAACTCTTGAGCAGGCAGAAGAAATTTTACGTTTGTGCCAGGAAAATAATATCAAGGCACAGGTAGGACATGTTGAGCGATATAACCCCGCTTTTATTGCGACCAAAGAATACATCAACAATCCTATGTTCATAGAAATCCACAGACTAGCCGAGTTTAACCCACGCGGTACTGATGTTTCTGTGGTATTGGATCTGATGATTCATGATTTGGATATCTTATTAAGTATGGCCAAATCTAAAGTTAAAAATATCCATGCAAGCGGTGTATGTGTCGTAAGTAAAACACCTGATATTGCCAACGCAAGGATAGAATTTGAAAACGGATGCGTAGCCAACCTTACCACTTCCAGAATTTCCATGAAAGCGATGAGAAAAAGCAGGTTCTTCCAGAAAGACGCCTATATCTCAGTTGACTTCCTTGAGAAAAAAGCAGAGGTTATCAGAATGAAAGATGCTCCTGAAAACCCTACTCCATTCGATATGATCATTGAAAATGCTGATGGAGAGAAAAACCAGATTCTCTTTGAATACCCGGATATCCAACCGAATAATGCGATCCTTGATGAATTAAACTCTTTTGCAGATGCCATCACAGGAGATAAAAATGTAGAGGTTTCTCTTGAAGACGGAACTGAAGCGTTGAAAATAGCTTTAAAGATTATGAAGCTGATCAGCTAA
- a CDS encoding cellulase family glycosylhydrolase encodes MKRVILLSALLLSQFGTSQLLKTSGQKIINDKGENIQLRGLGLGGWMLQEGYMLKTADFAGPQYKIKEKIAELIGEDGMNNFYKAYLKNGITKQDIDFLAKAGFNSIRLPMHYNLYTLSIEKEPVKGNDTWLNEGFKMTDDLLQWCKDNKIYLILDLHAAPGGQGNDANISDNDKSKPSLWESQENQRKTVALWKKLAERYKNEPWIGGYDIINEPNINFTGKNPNGTDETSNAPLWKLQKDITDAIREVDQKHIIFIEGNGWGNNYNGLISIWDKNMAFSFHKYWNYNDDKTIQFALDLREKHNMPIWLGETGENSNVWFTELIQLLDKHNIGYAFWPMKKIDNIAGITNVKTTPEYEKLLEYWTKGGEKPSKEYASKALMKIADNYKFSNTEVKNDVIDAMFRQVTDASTLPFKNHQIPGRIFASEYDLGRIGAAYQDKDFINLWVSDPAKRSEWNSGQQMRNDGVDIYKCHDKITNQYYVGKTETGEWLQYTFTTKAGKNYSFDIRYSAQKDSKIRIETAAGKSLASVSLSATGGDENWKTISVKDVPLQKGENKIRIIFENDGLNLNYFEVK; translated from the coding sequence ATGAAAAGAGTCATTCTATTATCCGCTTTATTATTGTCCCAATTTGGGACGTCACAGTTATTAAAAACTTCGGGACAAAAAATAATTAATGATAAGGGTGAAAATATCCAATTGAGAGGTTTAGGATTGGGTGGATGGATGCTTCAGGAAGGCTATATGCTAAAAACGGCAGATTTTGCAGGCCCACAATATAAAATTAAGGAAAAGATCGCTGAACTGATAGGTGAAGACGGAATGAATAATTTCTACAAAGCCTATCTGAAAAACGGAATTACAAAACAGGATATTGATTTTTTAGCAAAAGCAGGATTCAACTCTATCAGGCTTCCTATGCACTACAACCTGTATACGCTCTCTATAGAAAAAGAGCCTGTAAAGGGTAACGATACGTGGTTGAATGAAGGTTTTAAAATGACCGATGATTTACTTCAATGGTGTAAAGACAACAAAATTTATCTGATCCTTGATCTTCATGCTGCTCCCGGCGGCCAGGGAAATGATGCCAATATCTCCGATAATGACAAATCCAAACCTTCACTTTGGGAAAGCCAAGAAAATCAAAGAAAAACTGTTGCTCTTTGGAAGAAACTTGCAGAACGGTATAAAAATGAACCATGGATCGGCGGATATGATATTATCAATGAGCCTAATATTAATTTCACCGGAAAGAACCCCAACGGTACAGACGAAACGTCGAATGCTCCTCTTTGGAAATTACAAAAGGATATCACTGACGCTATTCGGGAAGTTGATCAGAAGCATATTATTTTCATTGAAGGAAACGGCTGGGGCAATAACTACAACGGCCTGATATCGATCTGGGACAAAAATATGGCATTCAGCTTTCATAAATACTGGAATTACAATGACGATAAAACGATACAGTTTGCCTTGGATCTAAGGGAAAAACACAATATGCCGATCTGGCTTGGGGAAACGGGAGAAAATTCCAATGTGTGGTTTACAGAGCTCATTCAACTGCTAGATAAGCATAATATCGGATATGCTTTCTGGCCTATGAAAAAGATCGATAATATTGCAGGAATTACCAATGTGAAAACGACTCCTGAGTATGAAAAGCTACTGGAATACTGGACAAAAGGAGGTGAAAAGCCATCTAAAGAGTATGCTTCAAAAGCGTTGATGAAAATTGCCGACAACTATAAATTCAGCAATACGGAGGTTAAAAATGATGTGATTGATGCAATGTTCAGACAGGTTACGGACGCTTCTACCCTGCCATTCAAAAACCATCAGATTCCGGGCAGAATATTTGCGTCAGAATATGATCTTGGAAGGATAGGTGCCGCTTATCAGGATAAAGATTTTATTAACCTTTGGGTGAGTGATCCTGCTAAAAGATCGGAATGGAATTCCGGGCAGCAGATGAGAAATGACGGCGTAGATATTTATAAGTGTCATGATAAAATAACCAATCAATATTACGTCGGCAAAACTGAGACTGGTGAGTGGCTTCAATATACATTTACCACTAAAGCAGGCAAAAATTACAGTTTTGACATCAGATATTCTGCGCAGAAAGATTCAAAAATAAGAATTGAAACTGCTGCAGGAAAGTCTCTGGCATCTGTATCGTTAAGTGCTACCGGAGGAGATGAAAACTGGAAAACGATCTCCGTGAAAGATGTACCTCTTCAAAAAGGAGAAAACAAAATCAGAATTATTTTTGAAAATGACGGACTAAACCTGAATTATTTTGAAGTGAAATAA
- the bla-A gene encoding CGA/CIA family class A beta-lactamase — protein MKKITFLLLLVSAFASAQKSTLDQKINSIIKDKKATVGVSVLGFENNFKYSKNGDKKLPLLSVFKFHLASTVLDMVDKGKFSADQKFLMKKTDLLEDTWSPLREKYPDGNIELSLEEILTYTVAQSDNNTCDFLLRLIGGPQTVQNFMNSKGVKNLQIKYNEDDMHRDWKNQYGNSGTTNSSVELLKKFYDGKLISKKSTDLLMQIMIGTTTGTNKIVEQLPKGTPVAHKTGSSGKPDGVLTVAENDMGIITLPNGKHYAIAVFVNNSTETEKVNTRMVSDISKIVWDNFNK, from the coding sequence ATGAAAAAAATAACATTTTTACTTCTTTTGGTTTCAGCATTTGCTTCGGCTCAGAAATCAACACTGGATCAAAAAATCAATTCAATAATCAAGGATAAAAAAGCTACCGTGGGCGTATCTGTTCTTGGTTTTGAAAATAATTTCAAATACAGCAAAAACGGAGACAAAAAGCTTCCTTTACTAAGTGTCTTTAAGTTCCACCTGGCCAGTACCGTTTTGGATATGGTGGATAAAGGCAAGTTTTCAGCAGATCAGAAATTTTTAATGAAAAAAACGGATTTACTTGAAGATACATGGTCGCCGCTGCGCGAAAAATATCCTGATGGAAATATTGAACTTTCTTTAGAAGAAATTCTCACCTACACAGTTGCTCAAAGTGACAATAATACCTGTGATTTTCTTTTACGACTTATAGGAGGTCCACAAACCGTCCAGAATTTCATGAATTCTAAAGGAGTAAAAAACCTTCAGATCAAATACAATGAAGATGATATGCATAGAGACTGGAAGAATCAATATGGCAATTCCGGCACAACCAATTCTTCAGTTGAGCTCTTAAAAAAATTCTATGACGGAAAGCTGATTTCTAAAAAATCTACCGATCTCTTGATGCAGATTATGATTGGTACAACAACAGGAACCAATAAAATTGTTGAGCAACTACCCAAAGGCACCCCGGTTGCCCACAAAACAGGCTCTTCAGGAAAGCCAGATGGCGTTCTTACTGTAGCAGAAAACGACATGGGAATTATTACGCTTCCGAACGGAAAACATTATGCAATTGCTGTATTTGTAAACAATTCTACAGAAACAGAAAAAGTGAATACGAGAATGGTTTCCGATATTTCCAAGATCGTTTGGGATAATTTTAATAAGTAA
- a CDS encoding 3-hydroxybutyryl-CoA dehydrogenase has translation MKNIVVIGAGTMGNGIAHTFAQSGFKVNLVDVSQEALDKGLKTITTNLDRIIAKGNLTEEQKAETLGNITTFTALNDAVGTADLIVEAATENMDLKLKIFGQMDQLAPAGCILATNTSSISITKIAAATKRADKVIGMHFMNPVPIMKLVEIIKGYSTSKETFDAIYEMSKTLGKVPVEVNDYPGFVANRILMPMINESIETLYNGVAGVEEIDTVMKLGMAHPMGPLQLADFIGLDVCLAILNVMYDGFKNPKYAPNPLLVNMVMAGKLGVKSGEGFYDYSESKKAEKVSKMFLKSS, from the coding sequence ATTAAAAACATTGTAGTTATTGGGGCTGGAACCATGGGTAATGGTATTGCACATACTTTCGCACAAAGCGGATTTAAAGTAAATCTTGTGGATGTATCACAGGAAGCTTTAGATAAGGGTTTGAAAACTATTACCACCAATCTTGACAGAATAATTGCAAAGGGAAACCTTACAGAAGAGCAAAAAGCTGAAACTTTAGGAAATATTACTACTTTCACAGCATTGAATGACGCTGTAGGAACGGCAGATCTTATTGTAGAAGCTGCTACTGAAAATATGGACCTGAAGTTAAAAATCTTCGGTCAAATGGATCAATTGGCTCCGGCAGGTTGCATCCTGGCTACCAATACGTCTTCGATCTCGATTACTAAAATTGCTGCAGCAACTAAAAGAGCAGATAAAGTAATCGGAATGCACTTTATGAACCCTGTGCCTATCATGAAGCTGGTAGAAATCATCAAAGGATATTCTACTTCTAAAGAGACATTTGATGCCATCTACGAAATGAGTAAAACGCTAGGAAAAGTTCCTGTAGAAGTGAACGATTATCCAGGTTTTGTAGCGAACAGAATTTTAATGCCGATGATCAACGAATCTATTGAAACGCTCTACAATGGTGTGGCGGGTGTAGAGGAAATTGATACGGTAATGAAATTAGGAATGGCTCATCCGATGGGACCACTTCAGTTGGCCGACTTTATCGGACTTGATGTATGTCTTGCTATTCTGAATGTGATGTATGACGGTTTCAAAAATCCAAAATACGCTCCGAACCCATTGCTTGTAAACATGGTTATGGCAGGAAAACTGGGTGTAAAATCAGGAGAAGGGTTTTACGATTATTCTGAAAGCAAAAAAGCTGAAAAAGTTTCAAAAATGTTTTTGAAGTCATCTTAA
- a CDS encoding META domain-containing protein, whose amino-acid sequence MKNLFLSICAAAVLASCGSMTSPSASKVGKAQPALVNTKWTLADNVKGKIPTLNIEGEKITGNAGCNNYFGTAKIDPSTGDFSAGQMGSTKMMCNNIGVEQNFMDMMGKANKYVISGNTLELYKDNLLLLKFNKAE is encoded by the coding sequence ATGAAAAATCTTTTTTTAAGTATATGTGCGGCAGCGGTTTTAGCATCTTGCGGATCAATGACTAGTCCATCTGCGTCTAAAGTAGGAAAAGCTCAACCGGCGCTTGTCAATACAAAGTGGACGTTGGCTGACAATGTAAAAGGAAAAATTCCGACATTGAATATTGAAGGAGAAAAGATCACAGGTAATGCAGGTTGTAATAACTACTTCGGAACCGCTAAAATAGATCCGTCTACAGGAGATTTCTCTGCAGGTCAGATGGGATCTACCAAAATGATGTGTAATAACATCGGGGTAGAGCAGAACTTTATGGATATGATGGGGAAAGCCAATAAGTATGTGATTTCCGGAAATACTTTAGAATTGTACAAAGACAATCTTTTATTATTGAAATTCAATAAGGCAGAATAA